The following proteins come from a genomic window of Helicobacter canadensis MIT 98-5491:
- the nikC gene encoding nickel ABC transporter permease subunit NikC: protein MRLKIALFLALCLIFIALFAPWIFPYDPTLGDLEQKFLPPSMQHWLGTDHLGRDVLSRLGYGARISLFSVFVISLLIALSSFLIGIIAGYKGGFLDSILMRICDVFLTFPTFILALFFIAIFGVGITNVILAIVLTHWAWYARMIRSITLEIKTQNHIQAAKMLGGNDFMIIIRHILPVVFLQMIILITLDFGHMLLHISGLSFLGLGVQAPMPEWGVMIQDSAPYIMEHPILMLYPGLCIFISVAIFNTLGEALRDKYSLPMEKQ, encoded by the coding sequence ATGCGTTTAAAAATTGCTCTTTTTCTTGCTTTGTGTTTGATTTTTATCGCACTCTTTGCACCTTGGATTTTTCCTTATGATCCCACCCTTGGAGATTTAGAACAAAAATTCTTACCCCCTTCAATGCAACATTGGTTAGGCACAGATCACTTAGGCAGGGATGTTTTAAGCCGTTTGGGTTATGGAGCTAGAATCTCCCTTTTTAGCGTTTTTGTCATTTCCCTATTAATCGCTCTAAGCTCTTTTTTGATTGGAATTATTGCGGGATACAAAGGCGGTTTCCTTGATAGTATTTTAATGCGAATTTGTGATGTATTTTTGACTTTTCCTACTTTTATTTTGGCACTTTTTTTCATTGCCATTTTTGGGGTTGGAATCACCAATGTTATTTTAGCCATTGTGCTTACGCATTGGGCTTGGTATGCTCGAATGATAAGAAGCATCACGCTTGAAATAAAAACTCAAAACCATATTCAAGCTGCTAAAATGCTTGGAGGAAATGATTTTATGATTATCATAAGACATATTTTGCCTGTTGTTTTTCTACAAATGATTATTCTTATTACACTTGATTTTGGGCATATGCTTTTACACATTTCGGGGCTTTCTTTTCTAGGGCTTGGTGTGCAAGCACCTATGCCAGAATGGGGAGTGATGATTCAAGATTCCGCACCTTATATTATGGAACATCCTATTTTAATGCTTTATCCAGGGCTTTGCATTTTTATTTCTGTGGCTATTTTTAACACCCTAGGGGAAGCCTTAAGAGATAAATATTCACTACCAATGGAAAAACAATGA
- a CDS encoding ABC transporter permease subunit — MLLFLCKRILLLIPILLAVSFIVFGILRLSPIDPAFAYLTQSQIPPTKEALEATRIELGLNLPFFEQYFLWLKNLLSLDFGISYVTKRPVLEDILYYLPTTLNLALLSMLVVIFFGVFLGILGAVKKGSWVDKSLNAFAFFGVSIPSFWFGFLLIYLFTLKLGILSPYEDFSLKSYILPVITLSLMSIAINMKLVRVSYLEHQSQRSVLYAYARNLPKQTIQKHILKNSLLPIVTSLGMHFGEILGGAVVVEILFGLPGFGRYAVNAIYSHDYPVIQAFMMIMVVIFVSLNLLVDILLAYLNPKIRYENA; from the coding sequence ATGCTTCTATTTCTTTGTAAAAGAATCCTACTTTTAATTCCTATTTTATTAGCCGTTTCTTTTATCGTCTTTGGAATCTTACGCCTAAGCCCTATTGATCCTGCTTTTGCCTACCTTACACAATCCCAGATTCCACCCACCAAAGAAGCCCTAGAAGCCACTCGAATCGAGCTTGGTTTGAATCTACCTTTTTTTGAGCAATATTTTCTTTGGCTAAAAAATCTCTTGAGCTTAGATTTTGGAATCTCCTATGTTACCAAACGCCCCGTGCTAGAAGATATTCTATATTATCTCCCCACTACTCTAAATTTGGCTTTGCTTTCTATGCTTGTTGTAATATTTTTTGGGGTTTTCTTAGGCATACTTGGCGCAGTCAAAAAAGGAAGTTGGGTAGATAAAAGCTTGAATGCTTTTGCTTTTTTTGGTGTATCAATACCAAGCTTTTGGTTTGGATTTTTGCTAATCTATCTCTTTACTTTAAAACTAGGGATTCTCTCTCCCTATGAGGATTTTTCACTCAAGAGCTATATCCTCCCTGTCATTACCCTAAGCCTAATGTCTATTGCCATTAATATGAAATTAGTGCGAGTAAGCTATCTAGAGCATCAAAGTCAAAGAAGTGTGTTATATGCCTATGCGAGAAATCTACCTAAACAAACCATTCAAAAACACATCTTAAAAAATTCTCTACTCCCTATTGTTACTTCCTTGGGTATGCACTTTGGAGAGATTTTAGGCGGAGCAGTAGTTGTAGAAATTCTCTTTGGCTTACCTGGCTTTGGAAGATATGCAGTGAATGCAATTTATAGCCACGATTACCCTGTCATTCAAGCCTTTATGATGATTATGGTTGTTATTTTTGTGTCTTTAAATCTCTTAGTAGATATTCTTCTCGCTTATCTTAACCCAAAAATCCGCTATGAGAATGCCTAA
- a CDS encoding YifB family Mg chelatase-like AAA ATPase, with the protein MALNLLYCAAQEGLEAKKVEVEVSFTKALPSFQITGLAGNAIQESRQRVQSSLLSNDFKFPPLKISVNLSPSDLPKQGSFYDLPIALLIALYGHCDFTFDDKKPQKYFAFGELGLDGRVKDTPSIYPLLFSLLSQQENQDSIFILPKSAKDFYSTLPNLRAYFVETLKEAIEILKCPPPLESTTTNLPFDYETIGDEKYYLNTHFPLDFKDIIGQERAKRAALIAACGFHNILFEGSAGSGKSMIASRIPYILPPLTLSEILQLASTTLKISAQRPFRNPHNSATKAAILGSAVGQNVKYGEISLAHLGVLFFDELPHFPKNLLESLREPLENHHFTISRLQAKITCPTDFMFVGAMNPCPCGNLLSVSKECRCNQKEINAYKNKISDPFWDRLDLFVSMQEGMQTRHTITSKEMHTQILNAFRFQKTRNQKCFNARLEGENLKSFCILGDQEKEILKLAKERFSLSSRGVDKILRTARSIADLALSEKISKEHLLEALSYRKVS; encoded by the coding sequence ATGGCACTAAACCTTCTGTATTGTGCCGCACAAGAAGGTTTAGAAGCTAAAAAAGTGGAGGTGGAAGTAAGCTTTACAAAAGCACTTCCCTCTTTTCAGATCACTGGATTAGCAGGTAATGCAATCCAAGAATCACGCCAAAGAGTCCAATCTTCCCTACTTTCTAATGATTTTAAATTTCCTCCTTTAAAAATAAGTGTTAATCTCTCACCATCAGACTTGCCCAAACAAGGTAGTTTTTATGATTTACCCATTGCACTTTTGATAGCACTTTATGGACATTGCGATTTCACATTTGATGACAAAAAACCCCAAAAATATTTTGCCTTTGGAGAGTTAGGACTTGATGGAAGGGTTAAAGACACCCCTTCTATTTATCCTTTACTCTTTTCTCTTTTAAGCCAACAAGAAAACCAAGATAGCATTTTTATACTTCCAAAAAGCGCAAAAGATTTTTACTCCACATTACCTAATTTAAGAGCCTATTTTGTAGAAACACTCAAAGAAGCCATTGAAATTTTAAAATGCCCACCACCTTTAGAATCCACAACAACTAATCTGCCCTTTGATTATGAAACAATTGGTGATGAAAAATATTACTTAAACACCCACTTTCCATTAGATTTTAAAGACATTATTGGGCAAGAAAGAGCTAAAAGAGCAGCACTCATAGCCGCTTGTGGCTTCCATAATATTTTATTTGAAGGCAGTGCAGGAAGTGGAAAAAGTATGATTGCCTCTAGAATCCCTTATATCCTACCTCCACTTACCCTATCTGAAATCTTACAACTTGCCTCAACCACCTTAAAAATCTCCGCACAACGCCCCTTTAGAAATCCCCATAATAGTGCCACAAAAGCAGCGATTCTAGGAAGTGCTGTTGGTCAAAATGTCAAATATGGAGAAATTAGTCTCGCACACCTTGGAGTTTTATTTTTTGATGAGTTACCCCATTTTCCAAAAAATCTCTTAGAATCACTAAGGGAGCCCTTAGAAAACCATCATTTCACTATCTCACGCCTTCAAGCAAAAATCACCTGTCCTACAGATTTTATGTTTGTTGGCGCAATGAATCCCTGTCCTTGTGGAAATTTGCTAAGCGTCTCAAAAGAATGCCGTTGCAACCAAAAAGAAATCAATGCTTATAAAAATAAAATTTCCGATCCCTTTTGGGATAGATTAGATTTATTTGTATCCATGCAAGAAGGTATGCAAACTAGGCACACCATCACTTCAAAAGAAATGCACACTCAAATCTTAAATGCTTTTAGATTCCAAAAAACACGCAATCAAAAATGCTTTAATGCGAGATTAGAAGGGGAAAATCTAAAAAGTTTCTGTATTTTAGGTGATCAAGAAAAAGAAATCTTAAAATTAGCAAAAGAACGCTTTTCTCTCTCTTCTAGAGGAGTAGATAAAATATTAAGAACTGCAAGAAGTATTGCTGATTTGGCTCTAAGTGAAAAAATTTCCAAGGAACATTTACTAGAAGCTTTGAGCTATCGTAAAGTTTCCTAA
- a CDS encoding ComEA family DNA-binding protein — protein MKLLVALFLALSFLFGAVDLNKANKEELMSIKGIGEAKAQAIIDYREKTPFKSIDDLKNVKGFGSKSIQKIRKDLVVETPKE, from the coding sequence ATGAAATTACTTGTTGCACTTTTTTTGGCTCTATCTTTTTTATTTGGAGCTGTTGATTTAAATAAAGCAAACAAAGAGGAACTTATGAGCATCAAAGGAATCGGAGAAGCAAAGGCACAAGCTATTATTGACTACCGCGAGAAAACACCTTTTAAATCTATTGATGACTTAAAAAATGTAAAGGGATTTGGCTCAAAGAGTATTCAAAAAATTCGCAAGGATCTTGTAGTAGAAACACCCAAAGAATAA
- the ilvC gene encoding ketol-acid reductoisomerase produces the protein MALQVYYDKDCDLGLIQKKKVAIIGFGSQGHAHAENLRDSGVEVVIGLYKGGKSWAKAEAKNFKVLEVSEATKWADVVMILIPDELQADVFERDIKANLSEDKIIAFGHGFNIHFGQIKAPKGVGVIMVAPKAPGHTVRSEFVKGGGIPDLIAVEQDTSKGDAKAIALSYASAIGGGRSGIIETTFKDETETDLFGEQAVLCGGVSSLVKAGFETLVEAGYPEEMAYFECLHELKLIVDLIYEGGLANMRYSISNTAEYGDMVSGPRVINAESKKAMKEILSDIQEGRFAKDFILERKAGYARMNAERKNLANHKIEQVGEKLRAMMPWIGANKLVDQNKN, from the coding sequence ATGGCATTACAAGTGTATTACGACAAAGATTGTGATTTAGGGTTAATCCAAAAGAAAAAGGTGGCAATTATCGGTTTTGGGTCTCAAGGACACGCACACGCGGAAAACTTACGAGATTCTGGAGTAGAAGTTGTTATTGGGCTTTATAAAGGTGGCAAAAGCTGGGCAAAAGCAGAAGCAAAAAACTTCAAAGTCCTTGAAGTAAGTGAAGCCACAAAGTGGGCTGATGTAGTGATGATTCTAATCCCTGATGAATTACAAGCCGATGTGTTTGAACGCGACATAAAAGCAAATTTGAGTGAAGATAAAATCATTGCTTTTGGGCACGGATTTAATATCCATTTTGGACAAATCAAAGCACCAAAAGGCGTAGGCGTGATTATGGTAGCACCAAAAGCACCCGGACACACAGTGCGAAGCGAATTTGTAAAAGGTGGCGGAATCCCTGATCTCATCGCGGTAGAGCAAGACACAAGCAAAGGCGATGCAAAGGCGATTGCACTAAGCTATGCGAGTGCGATTGGCGGTGGTAGAAGTGGGATTATTGAAACGACTTTTAAAGATGAAACTGAAACCGATCTTTTTGGTGAGCAAGCCGTGCTTTGCGGTGGTGTAAGTAGTCTTGTTAAAGCAGGATTTGAAACACTTGTAGAGGCTGGATACCCTGAAGAAATGGCGTATTTTGAATGTTTGCATGAGCTTAAGCTAATCGTGGATTTAATCTATGAAGGTGGCTTGGCAAATATGCGATATTCTATCTCAAATACCGCAGAATACGGCGATATGGTAAGCGGTCCTAGAGTGATTAATGCTGAATCTAAAAAAGCGATGAAAGAGATTTTGAGCGACATTCAAGAAGGACGCTTTGCAAAAGACTTTATTTTAGAGCGTAAAGCAGGTTATGCGAGAATGAATGCAGAACGCAAAAATCTAGCCAACCATAAAATCGAGCAAGTGGGCGAAAAACTTCGCGCTATGATGCCTTGGATTGGCGCAAACAAGCTTGTCGATCAAAACAAAAACTAA
- a CDS encoding twin-arginine translocase TatA/TatE family subunit, whose product MGPSVQQLLIILLIIIVLFGAKKIPDLAKGLGSGIKNFKKAIKDDEENTDIHTTEAKPDKIQNDSNTKETTASTNNNETTKV is encoded by the coding sequence ATGGGACCAAGTGTTCAGCAATTATTAATCATTTTATTAATTATTATTGTGTTGTTTGGGGCTAAAAAGATTCCAGATTTGGCAAAAGGTTTGGGTTCAGGAATTAAGAACTTCAAAAAAGCAATCAAAGATGATGAAGAAAATACAGATATTCACACCACAGAAGCCAAACCCGATAAAATCCAAAATGATTCTAATACAAAAGAAACAACCGCTTCCACAAATAATAACGAAACTACAAAAGTTTAA
- the def gene encoding peptide deformylase → MLEVITYPNPILRQISQPIEVFNESLHELLDSMYEVMLQKNGVGISAIQVAKPIRALLICLPDEEGNQHKEDLLEIINPQILEKDGEIIFNEGCLSVPEFYEEVKRASSLKVAYQDRYGNPKEMEAKDYLAVALQHEIDHLNGILFIDKLSILKRKKFEKELKQKRKG, encoded by the coding sequence ATGTTAGAAGTCATCACTTATCCAAACCCCATTTTACGACAGATTTCTCAGCCTATTGAAGTGTTTAATGAATCATTGCACGAACTTTTAGATTCGATGTATGAAGTTATGCTTCAAAAAAATGGAGTTGGTATCTCTGCAATCCAAGTTGCCAAACCCATTCGTGCATTACTCATTTGTCTGCCTGATGAAGAAGGAAATCAACATAAAGAAGATTTATTAGAAATTATCAATCCACAAATTTTAGAAAAAGATGGTGAAATAATCTTCAATGAAGGTTGCTTAAGTGTCCCCGAATTTTACGAAGAAGTCAAACGTGCTTCTTCTTTAAAAGTAGCCTATCAAGATCGCTATGGAAACCCAAAAGAAATGGAAGCTAAGGATTATTTAGCAGTTGCCTTGCAACACGAAATTGATCATTTAAATGGTATTTTATTTATCGATAAACTCTCTATTCTCAAACGCAAGAAATTTGAAAAAGAACTTAAACAAAAAAGGAAAGGGTGA
- the nikA gene encoding nickel ABC transporter substrate-binding protein, whose protein sequence is MFYFLKFLPFLLLSPLFGREITSAWAMNAGNLNPHLYSPNQMYAQMMLYQSLVRFDGKKFVGEIAKSWKISKDGKTYTFFLKDNLAFSDRSPLDAYAIEANFNAILDNKARHLWLGITQKIAYAKALDSKTFELKLTTPYIATLNELSLPRPFRFIAPSAMINNSTKNGIKAPIGSGAWILKESKLGSYDIFIPNPNYQGKKSEISKLTMKILPDPNSRILAFESGSLDILVGKDSLSRENFLRLSKNPKYQTITSSPQGTFHLVINANNQRPTHDINLRQALLESINRQAIWEKILLQIDKPAHSLFNPQLEFCSTQPQAPAFNPKNAQNYLLKSTYKQEALNLVYIANNPIQKTIAEAIQNDLSKIGIKIKLNATEPIYFFQRQKNGDFDLIFNETWGNPYDPHSFIASMLTPSHADFAAQKDLDSRKEIETLIHTILSQTNPDILQANYTKLLNLLNESAIYLPFSYGVVLGIYNKERIKSYQMGVMETEFLFENMEF, encoded by the coding sequence TTGTTTTATTTTCTAAAATTTCTGCCATTTTTACTGCTTTCGCCACTTTTTGGGCGTGAAATCACAAGTGCTTGGGCGATGAATGCTGGAAATCTCAATCCTCATCTTTATTCACCCAACCAAATGTATGCTCAAATGATGCTCTATCAATCTTTGGTGCGTTTTGATGGTAAAAAATTTGTAGGCGAAATTGCTAAGTCTTGGAAAATCTCCAAAGATGGTAAAACTTACACTTTTTTTCTCAAAGACAATCTTGCATTTTCTGATAGAAGCCCACTTGATGCTTATGCTATAGAGGCAAATTTTAATGCTATTTTAGATAACAAAGCACGGCATTTGTGGCTTGGAATCACACAAAAAATTGCCTATGCCAAAGCACTTGATTCCAAAACCTTTGAACTCAAACTCACAACTCCCTATATTGCTACTCTTAATGAGCTTAGTCTCCCACGCCCTTTTAGATTTATCGCACCAAGTGCAATGATCAACAATTCAACTAAAAATGGCATAAAAGCCCCCATTGGAAGTGGCGCTTGGATATTAAAAGAAAGCAAACTAGGTTCTTATGATATTTTTATTCCAAACCCAAATTATCAAGGCAAAAAATCTGAAATTTCAAAACTCACAATGAAAATCCTACCCGATCCAAACTCTAGAATCTTAGCTTTTGAAAGTGGATCATTGGATATTTTAGTAGGCAAAGATTCACTCTCACGAGAAAACTTTTTACGCCTTAGCAAAAATCCTAAATACCAAACCATCACTTCTAGCCCACAAGGCACTTTTCACCTTGTTATTAATGCTAACAATCAACGCCCCACTCACGATATTAATTTACGCCAAGCTCTATTAGAATCAATTAATCGCCAAGCCATTTGGGAGAAGATTCTACTCCAAATTGACAAACCAGCCCATAGCCTTTTTAACCCTCAATTAGAATTTTGTAGCACACAGCCACAAGCTCCTGCCTTTAACCCAAAAAATGCTCAAAACTATCTCCTAAAAAGCACTTACAAGCAAGAAGCTCTTAATCTTGTGTATATTGCAAATAATCCCATTCAAAAAACAATTGCCGAAGCCATCCAAAATGATTTAAGTAAAATTGGTATCAAAATTAAACTCAATGCCACAGAGCCAATTTATTTCTTTCAAAGGCAGAAAAATGGCGATTTTGACTTGATCTTTAATGAAACTTGGGGGAATCCTTATGATCCACATTCCTTTATTGCTTCAATGCTAACCCCCTCTCACGCCGATTTTGCCGCACAAAAAGATTTAGATTCTCGCAAAGAAATAGAAACACTTATCCACACTATCCTTAGCCAAACTAATCCTGATATTCTCCAAGCAAACTACACAAAATTACTCAATCTCCTCAATGAAAGTGCAATTTATCTTCCTTTTAGCTATGGAGTGGTGCTTGGAATTTACAACAAAGAACGCATCAAATCCTATCAAATGGGCGTTATGGAAACAGAATTTCTCTTTGAGAATATGGAATTTTAA
- the argS gene encoding arginine--tRNA ligase: MYYKIKKIVDETLGITSVLEQPRDKKFGHFALPTFSFAKSFKKSPQDIAQDFAKKLESLPEISSLNVVGGYVNFFLSDLFLEQCTQDFLKPHQKNGEKILLEYVSANPTGPLHIGHARGAILGDSLCRIGRHLGYSITTEYYINDAGSQIENLGKSIYYAGRHLFFDDSYDLPEGCYKGEYILDLAKEAKDCFGIECFENEKFIEKLSLFGKDKMLEEIKSNLAEAGIVFDNFVSEKELYKQWDGTLKSLESHNGIYKQEGKIWIKSTEFGDEKNRVVVRENGEPTYLAGDIIYHKNKFERKFDRYINIWGADHHGYIQRVKAAIEFLGYDSNQLEILLSQMVALLKGGESYKMSKRAGNFILMKDIIEDVGSDALRLIFLSKRADTHLEFDIEDLKKQDSSNPVYYINYAHARIHTLFSKSNYTLETLQKDFSNLSESLRDLLVLALNLSKTLEDSFIQRNPQKVVEYLRTLSSEFHRFYNEEKILNTPNEKTILSVLSMVAQSLNAGLDLLGVKAKKSM; this comes from the coding sequence ATGTATTATAAAATCAAAAAAATTGTTGATGAAACACTTGGAATCACAAGTGTTTTAGAACAACCTCGCGATAAGAAGTTTGGGCATTTTGCCCTGCCGACTTTTAGTTTTGCAAAAAGCTTTAAAAAATCTCCCCAAGATATTGCACAAGATTTTGCAAAAAAGCTCGAATCCCTACCAGAAATTTCTAGTCTCAATGTTGTTGGTGGTTATGTTAATTTTTTCTTAAGTGATCTATTTTTAGAACAATGCACACAAGATTTCTTAAAACCACATCAAAAAAATGGAGAAAAAATTCTCCTAGAATATGTGAGTGCTAACCCCACAGGACCTTTGCATATTGGACACGCAAGAGGGGCAATTTTAGGTGATAGTCTATGTAGAATCGGGCGACATCTGGGTTACTCCATCACAACAGAATATTACATCAATGATGCAGGCTCACAAATTGAAAATTTAGGCAAATCCATTTATTATGCTGGAAGGCATTTGTTTTTTGATGATTCTTATGATTTACCAGAGGGCTGCTACAAGGGCGAATACATTTTAGATTTAGCCAAGGAAGCGAAAGATTGCTTTGGAATAGAATGTTTTGAAAATGAAAAATTCATCGAAAAACTAAGTCTTTTTGGCAAAGATAAAATGCTAGAAGAAATCAAAAGCAATCTTGCGGAAGCAGGAATCGTATTTGATAATTTTGTGAGCGAAAAAGAGCTTTATAAACAATGGGATGGCACACTAAAATCTCTAGAATCACACAATGGGATTTACAAACAAGAAGGTAAAATTTGGATTAAATCTACAGAATTTGGCGATGAGAAAAATCGCGTTGTTGTGCGTGAAAATGGTGAGCCAACTTATCTAGCTGGAGATATTATCTACCATAAAAATAAATTTGAACGCAAATTTGATAGATATATCAATATTTGGGGAGCTGACCACCACGGATATATTCAGCGAGTAAAAGCTGCCATTGAGTTTTTAGGCTATGATAGCAATCAATTAGAAATTTTACTCTCTCAAATGGTTGCCTTATTAAAAGGCGGAGAATCTTATAAAATGAGCAAAAGAGCGGGTAATTTTATCTTAATGAAAGATATTATAGAAGATGTAGGATCAGATGCATTGCGTTTGATTTTTTTAAGCAAAAGAGCCGATACGCATTTGGAATTTGATATTGAAGATCTAAAAAAACAAGATTCTTCTAATCCTGTTTATTATATTAATTATGCACACGCTAGAATTCACACACTTTTTTCAAAATCCAATTACACGCTAGAAACGCTGCAAAAAGACTTTAGCAATCTTAGCGAATCTTTGCGAGATTTACTTGTTTTAGCACTTAATCTCTCAAAAACACTTGAAGATTCTTTTATCCAAAGAAATCCTCAAAAAGTCGTAGAATATTTACGCACTCTCTCAAGTGAATTTCATCGATTCTATAATGAAGAAAAAATTCTCAACACTCCCAATGAAAAGACAATTCTAAGCGTCTTAAGTATGGTTGCACAATCGCTTAATGCCGGATTAGATTTGCTTGGAGTTAAAGCCAAAAAAAGTATGTAA
- a CDS encoding ATP-binding cassette domain-containing protein: MEKLLEVKQLTQSYKKGSFFSQSKEEVILENISFSLTQGKNLGILGENGAGKSSLVRILLGLKKAKSGEVIIMGKRYFKGSDQEIRQNIQGIFQDPQSSLNPRWSARECILEGLENYHCITNKKQQSEELAKFVGINPLDLDKKSLHFSGGEQQRIAIARTIALKPKILILDEAFSNLDVHLQMQMIENLKKIQQELTLTLIVISHDLRVILQLCQEIILLKKGKIVFQTSKQEGIEKAMLRDKTGVFKEFLEASFQNTFLQVEL, encoded by the coding sequence GTGGAAAAATTACTTGAAGTCAAGCAGCTTACTCAAAGCTACAAAAAGGGGAGTTTTTTTTCTCAATCAAAAGAAGAGGTGATTCTAGAAAATATTAGCTTTTCGCTAACACAAGGCAAGAATCTAGGCATATTAGGTGAAAATGGTGCTGGAAAATCAAGCTTGGTAAGAATCTTACTTGGATTGAAAAAAGCTAAGAGTGGAGAAGTTATCATTATGGGTAAAAGGTATTTTAAAGGATCAGATCAAGAGATTCGCCAAAATATACAAGGAATCTTCCAAGATCCTCAAAGCTCTCTCAATCCTAGATGGAGTGCAAGAGAATGTATTTTGGAAGGATTAGAAAATTACCATTGCATCACCAACAAAAAACAACAGAGTGAAGAATTGGCAAAATTTGTAGGAATAAACCCCCTTGATCTTGATAAAAAAAGTCTCCATTTTAGCGGTGGGGAACAACAAAGAATCGCTATTGCACGCACCATAGCCTTAAAACCTAAAATTCTCATTTTAGATGAAGCATTTTCCAATCTTGATGTGCATTTACAAATGCAAATGATAGAGAATCTCAAAAAAATCCAACAAGAACTCACCCTAACGCTTATTGTCATTTCTCACGATTTAAGGGTTATTTTGCAATTATGTCAAGAAATTATTTTGCTCAAAAAAGGAAAAATTGTCTTCCAAACCTCCAAGCAAGAGGGCATTGAAAAAGCAATGTTACGCGATAAAACAGGAGTTTTTAAAGAGTTTTTAGAAGCAAGTTTTCAAAATACCTTTTTGCAAGTGGAATTATGA
- a CDS encoding globin domain-containing protein, with protein sequence MLDSHTKEIVKSTIPALKQYGEDITKVFYRELFGRYPQVQGMFDMEKQKNGKQPKALAMAILNAANNIDDLEKIRRSVESIGKTHVSLNVLPEHYPLVGECLLVAIKEVLGDAANDEVIEAWGKAYGEVADFYIHIEEEMYKAQK encoded by the coding sequence ATGTTAGATTCACACACTAAAGAGATTGTAAAAAGCACGATTCCAGCGCTCAAACAATATGGAGAGGATATTACAAAAGTTTTTTATCGTGAGCTTTTTGGTCGTTACCCACAAGTGCAAGGAATGTTCGATATGGAAAAACAAAAAAATGGAAAACAGCCAAAAGCCTTAGCAATGGCGATTTTAAATGCGGCTAATAATATTGATGATCTAGAAAAGATTCGCCGCTCTGTAGAATCCATTGGAAAAACTCATGTAAGTTTGAATGTTTTGCCTGAACATTATCCACTTGTAGGGGAATGTCTGCTTGTAGCTATCAAAGAAGTGTTAGGTGATGCAGCTAATGATGAGGTAATTGAGGCTTGGGGAAAAGCTTATGGAGAAGTTGCAGATTTTTATATCCATATAGAAGAAGAAATGTATAAAGCACAAAAATAA
- a CDS encoding ATP-binding cassette domain-containing protein produces MISLQDFSLFAHKKQILHHLNLNLKSNQRVALLGESGSGKSLLARAILGLLPQDFTSSGTLQSDERFGVILQNPASCFDSIFTLRQHFLETLKAHHLNTLKEDSWGLKEVGLNPNILDSYPFELSGGTLQRLMIALSICIQPSFIIADEMTSNLDCLGTLQISNLLLSLQKKMGFGLLFITHDLSLAAKMAETIIVLHQGIIIEQGDKNQILTNPKHPKTQELLRENQKLLNTPWGDFRGKIT; encoded by the coding sequence ATGATAAGCCTTCAAGACTTTAGCCTTTTTGCTCACAAGAAACAAATATTGCACCACCTAAACCTAAATCTCAAAAGCAACCAAAGAGTCGCCCTTTTAGGTGAGAGCGGAAGTGGAAAAAGTCTTTTAGCAAGGGCTATTTTGGGGCTTTTACCCCAAGATTTTACAAGCTCTGGCACTCTCCAAAGTGATGAAAGATTCGGAGTAATCTTGCAAAATCCTGCAAGTTGCTTTGATTCAATCTTTACTTTAAGGCAACATTTCCTAGAAACACTCAAAGCTCATCATCTAAACACCCTAAAAGAAGATTCTTGGGGACTAAAGGAAGTGGGATTAAACCCTAACATTTTAGATTCTTATCCTTTTGAGCTAAGTGGTGGAACACTTCAGCGATTAATGATTGCCCTTAGCATTTGCATTCAGCCTAGCTTTATTATCGCAGATGAAATGACAAGCAATCTAGATTGCTTAGGCACACTTCAAATCTCCAATCTCTTGCTTTCCTTGCAGAAAAAAATGGGCTTTGGATTGCTTTTTATTACCCACGATCTCTCATTAGCAGCCAAAATGGCAGAAACAATCATCGTGCTTCATCAAGGGATAATTATCGAGCAAGGCGATAAAAATCAAATTTTAACCAATCCAAAACACCCTAAAACACAAGAATTACTAAGAGAAAATCAAAAACTTCTAAACACACCTTGGGGGGATTTCCGTGGAAAAATTACTTGA